Proteins from one Syntrophaceae bacterium genomic window:
- a CDS encoding UDP-3-O-acyl-N-acetylglucosamine deacetylase, translating into MHLQRTLKKEINCHSTGLHSGRKVSMTIRPAGVDEGIVFIRRDIPSGYRIQADYNNVADTTLATTIGTNGASISTVEHLLSAFWGMGIDNAIVEVDAPEVPIMDGSARPFVEMLKGVGTLTQGKHKKVLVVRREVSVSDGTGTAMFLPAQEFKITYKIDFKHPIIGQQSYSMTFTDERYEREICSARTFGFLRDVEYLQARGLALGGSLGNAVVLDDERVLNKEGLRFPDEFVKHKILDAVGDLALLGMPIIGHFVAYKSGHKMNNLLLKALMSQEENREIIDHPVGEAVPEQFRALRIPEFRILDAARA; encoded by the coding sequence ATGCATTTACAAAGAACGCTCAAGAAAGAAATCAACTGTCACAGCACAGGGTTGCACTCGGGACGGAAGGTCTCCATGACGATCCGGCCCGCCGGGGTGGACGAGGGGATTGTGTTCATCCGCAGGGATATCCCCTCAGGATATCGAATCCAGGCGGATTATAACAATGTGGCGGATACGACCCTTGCCACCACCATCGGCACGAACGGCGCCAGCATCTCCACGGTGGAGCATCTCCTCTCGGCCTTCTGGGGCATGGGGATCGACAATGCCATCGTGGAAGTGGACGCCCCTGAAGTTCCCATCATGGACGGCAGCGCCCGGCCCTTCGTCGAGATGCTCAAGGGCGTGGGGACCCTGACCCAGGGCAAACACAAGAAAGTGCTGGTGGTTCGCCGGGAAGTATCGGTTTCGGACGGAACGGGGACGGCCATGTTCCTGCCGGCGCAGGAATTCAAAATTACCTATAAAATCGACTTCAAGCACCCCATCATCGGCCAGCAGTCCTATTCCATGACCTTCACCGACGAGCGTTACGAGCGGGAGATCTGTTCCGCCCGTACGTTCGGCTTTCTCCGGGACGTCGAATACCTGCAGGCCCGGGGACTCGCTCTGGGCGGCTCCCTGGGGAACGCCGTCGTTCTGGACGACGAGCGGGTTCTCAACAAGGAGGGCCTCCGGTTTCCCGATGAGTTCGTGAAGCACAAGATCCTGGATGCCGTCGGCGACCTTGCCCTTCTGGGGATGCCCATCATCGGCCATTTTGTGGCCTACAAGTCCGGGCATAAAATGAATAACCTCCTCCTGAAGGCGCTGATGTCCCAGGAGGAAAACCGGGAGATCATCGACCATCCCGTTGGAGAGGCCGTCCCGGAGCAGTTCCGGGCGCTGCGCATTCCGGAGTTCCGCATCCTCGATGCCGCCCGGGCCTGA
- a CDS encoding phosphoribosylaminoimidazolesuccinocarboxamide synthase, translating into MKESKGLMETNLSGLQLAGRGKVRDIYDLGNHLLIVTTDRISAFDVVMQDPIPGKGRILTGMSVFWFKKTEDLVQNHLVSVDPADFPASCAPHREVLDGRSMMVKKARPLPVECIVRGYLSGSGWQEYRKSRSICSIPLPEGLTESSRLPEPLFTPTTKAEIGQHDMPMTRKEMENTIGTDLTERVIELSIAVYRRAADRALKAGIIIADTKMEFGLLDGELILIDELLTPDSSRFWPADSYEEGRSQMSFDKQFLRDYLLSLNWNQKPPAPVLPVDIVQKTLSRYEEALQRLTG; encoded by the coding sequence ATGAAAGAATCGAAAGGCCTGATGGAAACGAACCTGAGCGGACTGCAGCTGGCGGGACGCGGGAAGGTCCGCGACATCTACGACCTGGGGAACCACCTTCTCATCGTGACGACGGACCGCATCTCCGCCTTCGACGTGGTCATGCAGGATCCAATCCCCGGCAAGGGCCGGATTCTGACCGGCATGTCGGTGTTCTGGTTCAAAAAGACGGAGGATCTCGTTCAAAACCACCTGGTTTCCGTCGATCCGGCCGATTTCCCCGCATCCTGCGCACCCCACCGGGAGGTTCTGGACGGACGCTCCATGATGGTGAAAAAGGCCCGCCCCCTGCCCGTGGAATGCATCGTTCGCGGCTACCTGAGCGGCTCCGGCTGGCAGGAATACCGGAAGAGCCGTTCCATCTGCAGCATCCCCCTTCCGGAAGGGCTGACGGAGTCGTCCCGGCTTCCGGAGCCCCTGTTCACGCCGACCACCAAGGCGGAAATCGGGCAGCACGACATGCCCATGACCCGGAAAGAAATGGAGAACACGATCGGGACGGACCTGACGGAACGGGTCATCGAACTCAGTATCGCCGTCTATCGGCGGGCCGCCGACCGGGCCCTCAAGGCGGGAATCATCATCGCCGACACGAAAATGGAATTCGGTCTTCTGGACGGCGAGCTGATCCTGATCGACGAGCTGCTGACTCCCGATTCCTCGCGCTTCTGGCCAGCCGACTCCTACGAGGAGGGGCGCTCCCAGATGAGCTTCGACAAGCAGTTCCTCCGTGATTATCTCCTTTCGCTGAACTGGAACCAGAAACCGCCGGCGCCGGTCCTTCCCGTGGACATCGTCCAAAAAACCCTGAGCCGCTATGAAGAGGCCCTGCAGCGGCTGACGGGATAA
- the dnaJ gene encoding molecular chaperone DnaJ, with product MSKRCYYEVLEVQRTSTEEELKKSYRRLAMQYHPDRNPGDREAEDKFKEAAEAYEVLSDPQKREIYDRYGHEGLTSSGFRGFSGFEDIFSSFGSVFEDIFGFRGGRSRTAARAGSDLRYDLSLSFMEAVTGVAKDIDLEKLEQCRECEGSGSAPGTAPEICSRCRGRGQVTQTSGFFSISSTCPSCRGQGSVITKPCKACRGTGRERVQKTVSLKIPAGVETGSRLRLRGEGERGEHGGPSGDLYIFIHVEAHEFFERSGDDIYCRIPISFVQAALGASIEVPTLEGTEKLKIPRGTQGGKTFRLKGRGIARLRSHGRGDQIIETVVTIPTSLNRKQEELLREFERLGGE from the coding sequence ATGAGCAAGCGCTGTTACTATGAAGTCCTGGAAGTGCAGCGGACTTCCACCGAAGAAGAACTGAAGAAGAGCTACCGCCGGCTGGCGATGCAGTATCACCCGGACAGGAATCCCGGGGACCGGGAAGCGGAGGATAAATTCAAGGAAGCCGCGGAGGCCTATGAGGTCCTGAGCGATCCTCAGAAGCGCGAGATTTATGACCGTTACGGCCACGAAGGGCTTACGAGCAGCGGCTTCCGCGGATTTTCCGGGTTCGAGGACATCTTTTCCAGCTTCGGCAGTGTCTTCGAAGACATTTTCGGCTTTCGCGGCGGCCGTTCCCGAACGGCGGCGCGCGCCGGATCCGACCTGCGCTATGATCTTTCCCTCTCCTTCATGGAGGCCGTAACGGGCGTCGCCAAGGACATCGACCTCGAGAAACTCGAACAGTGCCGGGAGTGCGAAGGCTCCGGATCGGCCCCCGGAACGGCTCCGGAAATCTGCAGCCGCTGCCGGGGCCGCGGTCAGGTCACCCAGACGAGCGGTTTTTTCAGCATCAGCTCAACCTGCCCCTCCTGCCGGGGACAGGGATCGGTCATCACGAAACCCTGCAAAGCCTGCCGAGGAACCGGTCGGGAACGCGTTCAGAAAACCGTGTCGCTGAAAATCCCCGCCGGCGTGGAAACAGGTTCCCGCCTGCGCCTCCGGGGAGAAGGTGAAAGGGGAGAGCACGGAGGCCCCAGCGGCGATCTCTACATTTTCATCCACGTGGAGGCGCACGAATTCTTCGAGCGCAGCGGAGACGACATCTATTGCCGCATCCCGATCTCCTTCGTTCAGGCCGCTCTCGGCGCCAGCATCGAGGTGCCGACGCTGGAAGGAACGGAAAAGCTTAAGATCCCGCGAGGCACCCAGGGCGGCAAGACCTTCCGTCTGAAGGGCAGAGGGATCGCCCGCCTCCGAAGCCACGGCCGGGGCGATCAGATCATCGAAACCGTGGTTACCATCCCGACCTCGCTGAACCGGAAACAGGAAGAACTCCTCCGGGAATTCGAACGCCTCGGGGGAGAATGA
- a CDS encoding HAMP domain-containing protein, whose translation MKPKRKNPAIDEKEARKRRRERLIILLTVALIILLAYVESNVSWRGHVLPISDNVLIFGFININIILIILLIFLIVRNVVKLVFERRRGVIGSRWRAKLVAAFVSLSLIPTALLFVVSINFLSSSIENWFNVRLGDALNTTLEVAQYYYQQGTEYARYHARGISGEITDNRLYEPDKHSYLKALMERRQASLNLGVLEVHFDSKREEMIVRSTASETIPPSVLTAAQLEKVYAGQEVAEIESSTAAGEIIRGIAPVYTSLVPKEVIGYVTVSYVMPKTMVDKMAVISAASEQYRQLKILKNPVKFTYVITLSVVTLLILFSATWFGLFLAKGINEPIADLAEATRRIAAGDLDHQINSAGDDEIGVLGQSFNAMTRELKKSNQRLEEANEDLEERRKYMETVLGNVSAGVIAVDRDGSITAVNRAAERMLHLQTERILWKSYREFLTAEQLTMVRELLQEMKESPEGSIQKQMEIVVEGRAITILMTATDIRDDEGRDMGVVVVFEDLTEMQKAERAAAWREVARRMAHEIKNPLTPIQLSAQRLQRRYGDRLGEDGNVFQECTKTIIAQVDVLKNLVNAFSQYARMPVTNPSPNDLNAVITDPVVLFQDAHKDLQFDLDLDPEIPRLLIDAEQIKRVMVNLLDNAVAAVQNTAGHIAVRSAYDRQNSLVTVAVADNGCGVPPRYKMKIFEPYFSTKVSGTGLGLAIVSSIISDHLGEVRVADNAPCGTVVSFMLPVTEGDGSAAMKQPTLEAEHA comes from the coding sequence ATGAAACCGAAACGGAAGAATCCGGCGATCGACGAGAAGGAGGCCCGAAAAAGGCGGCGTGAGCGCCTCATCATCCTTTTGACGGTGGCGCTGATCATCCTGCTGGCTTATGTGGAGAGCAACGTTTCCTGGCGGGGCCATGTTCTGCCCATATCGGACAACGTCCTGATCTTCGGCTTCATCAACATCAACATCATCCTGATCATCCTCCTCATCTTCCTGATTGTCCGCAACGTGGTGAAGCTCGTGTTCGAGCGGCGGCGCGGCGTCATCGGGTCGAGATGGCGCGCCAAGCTGGTGGCGGCCTTTGTGAGCCTGTCCCTGATCCCCACGGCCCTCCTGTTTGTCGTGTCCATCAATTTTCTCTCCTCCAGCATCGAGAACTGGTTCAACGTGCGTCTTGGAGATGCCCTGAACACGACCCTGGAGGTGGCTCAGTACTACTATCAGCAGGGGACCGAGTACGCCCGGTACCATGCCCGCGGCATCAGCGGGGAGATCACCGACAACCGTCTTTATGAGCCGGACAAGCATTCGTATCTGAAGGCCCTCATGGAGCGGCGGCAGGCCAGCCTCAACCTTGGGGTCCTGGAGGTGCACTTCGACAGCAAGCGGGAGGAGATGATCGTCCGCAGTACCGCCAGTGAAACCATTCCCCCGTCCGTCCTGACGGCCGCGCAACTCGAGAAGGTCTATGCGGGACAGGAAGTGGCGGAGATCGAGTCCTCCACTGCCGCCGGGGAGATCATCCGGGGGATTGCTCCGGTTTACACGTCGCTGGTCCCCAAGGAGGTCATCGGATACGTAACGGTCAGTTACGTCATGCCCAAGACCATGGTGGACAAGATGGCCGTCATCTCCGCCGCCTCGGAGCAATACCGGCAGTTGAAGATCCTGAAGAACCCGGTCAAGTTCACCTACGTGATCACCCTGTCGGTGGTGACGCTCCTGATCCTTTTTTCCGCCACCTGGTTCGGCCTGTTCCTGGCGAAGGGCATCAACGAGCCCATTGCCGATCTGGCGGAGGCCACCCGGAGGATCGCCGCCGGCGACCTGGACCACCAGATCAACTCCGCGGGGGATGATGAGATAGGAGTTTTAGGGCAGTCCTTCAATGCCATGACCCGGGAACTCAAGAAGTCGAACCAGCGCCTGGAGGAAGCGAACGAGGACCTGGAAGAACGCCGGAAATACATGGAAACGGTCCTGGGCAACGTCTCGGCGGGCGTGATCGCCGTCGACCGGGACGGCAGCATAACCGCCGTCAACCGGGCGGCGGAGCGGATGCTCCATCTCCAGACGGAGCGGATTCTCTGGAAGTCTTACCGCGAGTTCCTGACGGCGGAACAGCTTACGATGGTCCGGGAGCTGCTTCAGGAAATGAAGGAGAGTCCCGAGGGTTCCATCCAGAAGCAGATGGAGATCGTCGTGGAGGGCCGGGCCATCACAATCCTCATGACCGCGACCGACATCCGGGACGACGAGGGGCGCGACATGGGGGTCGTGGTCGTCTTCGAGGACCTGACGGAGATGCAGAAGGCCGAACGGGCCGCGGCCTGGCGGGAAGTGGCGCGGCGCATGGCCCACGAGATCAAAAACCCCTTGACGCCGATTCAGCTTTCTGCCCAGAGACTGCAGCGCAGATACGGAGACCGCCTCGGGGAGGACGGAAATGTCTTCCAGGAATGCACAAAGACCATCATCGCCCAGGTGGATGTCCTCAAGAACCTGGTCAACGCCTTCTCCCAATACGCGCGGATGCCTGTGACGAATCCGTCGCCCAACGACCTCAACGCGGTCATCACCGATCCGGTGGTCCTGTTCCAGGACGCCCATAAGGACCTCCAGTTCGATCTCGATCTAGACCCGGAGATTCCCCGGCTTCTCATCGACGCCGAGCAGATCAAGCGGGTCATGGTCAATCTCCTGGACAACGCCGTGGCGGCGGTCCAGAACACCGCGGGGCACATTGCCGTCCGTTCCGCCTACGACCGGCAGAACTCCCTGGTGACAGTGGCTGTGGCGGATAACGGCTGCGGGGTGCCGCCGCGCTACAAGATGAAGATCTTCGAACCCTATTTCTCGACGAAGGTATCCGGAACCGGCCTCGGCCTGGCCATCGTCAGCTCCATCATCTCCGACCACTTGGGCGAGGTCCGGGTGGCGGACAACGCACCCTGTGGAACCGTCGTCTCCTTCATGCTTCCTGTGACGGAAGGCGACGGGAGCGCAGCGATGAAGCAACCCACCCTGGAAGCGGAACATGCATAA
- a CDS encoding DUF3568 family protein — protein sequence MTDKWKKALAVLFGALMLAGCGVETALVVGGLAAVGAGGGTYAYVNGELKTDYYYTMDKTWLACEKTVADMKGREVVPERKIGEGTIKAVIDGEDVVIGLRYKDKAVTTVSVRVGLFGNKLSSQLIQDRIRDNITKSEHEGLGNGPAPIGNPSPAGSSPAPANR from the coding sequence ATGACAGACAAGTGGAAAAAAGCGCTGGCGGTGCTGTTCGGGGCCCTGATGCTCGCAGGATGCGGCGTGGAAACGGCCCTGGTCGTCGGAGGGCTCGCCGCAGTGGGAGCCGGCGGCGGCACTTATGCATACGTCAACGGGGAACTGAAAACCGATTACTACTATACGATGGACAAGACCTGGCTGGCCTGCGAGAAGACCGTGGCCGACATGAAGGGTCGGGAGGTGGTTCCGGAGCGCAAGATCGGCGAGGGGACGATCAAGGCCGTCATCGACGGGGAGGATGTGGTGATCGGACTCAGATACAAGGACAAGGCCGTCACGACCGTCTCCGTCCGGGTGGGGCTGTTCGGCAACAAGTTGTCCTCACAGCTCATTCAGGACCGGATTCGGGATAACATTACAAAAAGCGAACACGAAGGGCTGGGAAACGGGCCGGCACCGATCGGCAATCCCTCGCCGGCGGGCAGCAGCCCCGCACCGGCAAATCGGTAG
- a CDS encoding DUF4390 domain-containing protein, whose protein sequence is MKKISLLTTVALILMTAVLATAAATAKPLIRDILVTTKGEQVLLYGKISDGFTPDMSAAVMAGFPVQFTFYAGIYQERSFWFDRRISDIEINRTLKYDNLKKTFQVSSDGGSEPAVFQTLGDAKVAMSDLNGFPVASVKALSKNTEYYMKVMAKLDRVRLPLRLEYVFLFVSLWDLETPWHTYRFIYRE, encoded by the coding sequence ATGAAAAAAATCAGCTTGTTGACGACTGTCGCCCTGATTCTGATGACGGCCGTCCTCGCAACGGCAGCGGCAACGGCGAAACCGCTCATCCGGGACATTCTCGTCACGACCAAGGGAGAGCAGGTTCTCCTGTACGGCAAGATATCCGACGGCTTCACCCCGGACATGAGTGCGGCCGTGATGGCCGGGTTCCCCGTCCAGTTCACCTTTTACGCCGGTATCTACCAGGAGCGTTCCTTCTGGTTTGACCGCCGGATCTCGGATATCGAGATCAACCGGACGCTCAAGTACGATAACCTGAAAAAGACCTTTCAGGTTTCCTCCGACGGCGGATCCGAGCCTGCGGTGTTTCAGACCCTCGGCGATGCGAAGGTCGCCATGTCGGATCTGAACGGCTTTCCCGTCGCTTCGGTGAAGGCGCTTTCGAAAAACACGGAATACTACATGAAAGTGATGGCCAAGCTGGACCGGGTGCGTCTCCCCCTCAGGCTGGAATATGTCTTTCTGTTCGTCTCCCTGTGGGATCTGGAGACGCCCTGGCACACATACAGGTTCATCTATCGCGAATGA
- a CDS encoding sigma-54-dependent Fis family transcriptional regulator → MHKNILIVDDEKSICQSLEGILSDEGYEVHTAASAEDALRMMEEEAPHLVLLDIWLPGMDGIEALKIIKTEYPQTRVVMMSGHGTIETAVKATKLGAFDFIEKPLSLEKIILVINHAVDMMRLEEENVLLKQKLTQSFELTGKSAAIMDLKESISIVAPTNAWILIMGENGTGKELVARSIHRRSRRNQKPFVEVNCAAIPEELIESELFGHEKGAFTGATSKKRGKFDLANEGTIFLDEVADMSQKAQAKILRILQEKTFERVGGNRLISTDVRVLAATNKDLEREMEEGRFRQDLYYRLNVIPLHVPPLRDRREDIPLLVTRFIHDFSLKEGEVEKTMSDEALETLMRHDWPGNVRELKNIVERLVIMTPGRVIGAADIPLLQKTENGHRPEVPDVSPEADSLREARQDFEKQFIMKKLKEFEGNISRTAEAIGLERSNLHRKIKSFGLESKPEDRDSQPS, encoded by the coding sequence ATGCATAAGAATATCCTCATTGTCGACGACGAAAAAAGCATCTGCCAGTCCCTCGAGGGAATCCTCAGTGACGAGGGCTACGAAGTCCATACGGCGGCAAGTGCCGAAGACGCCCTCCGAATGATGGAGGAGGAGGCTCCCCACCTGGTGCTCCTGGATATCTGGCTCCCAGGAATGGACGGCATCGAAGCCCTCAAGATCATCAAGACCGAATACCCCCAGACCCGGGTGGTCATGATGTCCGGGCACGGCACCATCGAGACGGCCGTCAAGGCGACCAAGCTGGGTGCTTTCGATTTCATCGAGAAGCCCCTTTCCCTGGAGAAGATCATTCTGGTGATCAACCACGCGGTGGACATGATGCGTCTGGAGGAGGAGAACGTCCTCCTGAAGCAGAAGCTCACCCAGAGCTTCGAGCTGACGGGCAAGAGCGCCGCCATTATGGATCTCAAGGAGTCGATCTCCATTGTGGCCCCCACCAACGCCTGGATACTCATCATGGGGGAAAACGGGACCGGGAAGGAACTGGTGGCCCGCTCCATTCACCGCCGGAGCCGTCGGAACCAGAAACCCTTCGTGGAGGTCAACTGTGCGGCCATCCCGGAGGAGCTGATCGAGAGCGAGCTTTTCGGCCACGAAAAGGGCGCCTTCACGGGAGCCACTTCGAAGAAGCGGGGCAAGTTCGACCTGGCCAACGAGGGGACCATCTTCCTCGACGAAGTGGCCGACATGAGCCAGAAGGCCCAGGCGAAGATCCTCCGGATTCTCCAGGAGAAGACCTTCGAACGGGTGGGGGGCAACCGGCTCATCTCCACGGACGTCAGGGTCCTGGCAGCCACCAACAAGGACCTGGAGCGGGAAATGGAGGAAGGGCGGTTCCGCCAGGACCTCTATTACCGTCTGAACGTCATCCCCCTCCATGTGCCGCCCCTGCGGGACCGGCGGGAGGACATTCCGCTGTTGGTAACCCGTTTCATCCACGATTTTTCGCTCAAGGAAGGGGAGGTGGAAAAAACCATGAGCGACGAGGCCCTGGAGACGCTCATGCGGCACGACTGGCCGGGGAACGTGCGGGAGCTGAAGAACATCGTCGAACGCCTCGTCATCATGACGCCCGGCAGAGTTATCGGCGCGGCCGACATCCCCCTGCTGCAGAAGACGGAGAACGGCCATCGGCCGGAGGTCCCCGACGTTTCCCCGGAGGCGGACTCCCTCCGGGAGGCCCGGCAGGACTTTGAAAAGCAGTTCATTATGAAAAAGCTGAAGGAATTCGAAGGAAACATCTCCCGGACGGCGGAGGCCATCGGGCTGGAGCGGAGCAACCTCCACCGGAAAATCAAGTCCTTCGGGCTGGAATCCAAACCCGAAGACCGTGACTCCCAGCCTTCCTGA
- a CDS encoding electron transfer flavoprotein subunit beta/FixA family protein, translated as MKVLVCIKQVPDDDAPVAPDESGTRWRAAEGADWRINRYDEHALEEALRIREAIPGTRIDAVSAGPPRVRTTLRRALETGADEGIHILIGEDRSPMPSEISALLAAWAGGRGYDLILAGTLSEDDMHGQTGPMLAAYLDWPWATSAIRLDVHPEGQAGVEGPSIGVEREMEGGRREILMIRLPAVVAVQTGINRPRYPALSHVLRARSQGLTEVPAGALPAPEIRERPRQVSAPPPASCRFLEGTTEEKARELLRILHERSLL; from the coding sequence ATGAAGGTCCTCGTGTGCATCAAGCAGGTCCCCGACGACGACGCCCCGGTGGCGCCGGACGAAAGCGGAACCCGCTGGAGGGCGGCCGAGGGGGCGGACTGGCGGATCAACCGCTATGACGAACACGCCCTGGAGGAGGCCCTGCGGATCCGGGAGGCGATCCCGGGCACGCGGATCGACGCCGTCTCCGCAGGGCCCCCGCGGGTCCGTACCACCCTGCGCCGTGCCCTGGAGACGGGCGCCGACGAGGGGATCCACATCCTCATCGGGGAAGACCGGAGCCCGATGCCTTCGGAAATCTCGGCCCTTCTGGCTGCCTGGGCCGGCGGCAGGGGCTACGACCTGATCCTGGCGGGAACCCTTTCGGAAGACGACATGCACGGCCAGACGGGCCCCATGCTGGCGGCATACCTGGACTGGCCGTGGGCCACCTCGGCAATCCGCCTGGACGTCCACCCGGAGGGGCAGGCCGGCGTGGAAGGCCCCTCCATCGGCGTGGAGAGGGAAATGGAAGGGGGAAGGAGGGAGATCCTGATGATCCGCCTCCCGGCAGTCGTAGCGGTCCAGACAGGCATCAACCGCCCGCGTTACCCGGCCCTGTCGCATGTGCTCCGCGCCCGCTCGCAGGGTCTCACGGAAGTCCCGGCGGGCGCCCTGCCGGCTCCGGAAATCCGGGAGCGCCCGCGGCAGGTCTCGGCCCCACCGCCCGCATCCTGCCGCTTCCTGGAGGGGACAACGGAGGAGAAGGCGCGGGAACTCCTTCGGATCCTCCACGAACGATCGCTGCTCTGA
- a CDS encoding MBL fold metallo-hydrolase, whose protein sequence is MFLKQMHVGMMAIFAYIVGDPQTGEGLVIDPAANTAGILEEVGKAGLHIKYIVNTHGHVDHISGNQEMKKKTGAQIVIHEADADMLTSTPAMMLAMFRAQKSPAADLTVRDGDTITVGGVSLKVLHTPGHTPGGMALYTEGYVFTGDTLFVEAVGRTDLPGGSWQVMSRSIRERLLTLPDDTVVLPGHNYGRRPTSTIGHEKKFNPFLR, encoded by the coding sequence ATGTTTCTGAAACAGATGCACGTAGGAATGATGGCCATTTTCGCCTACATCGTCGGCGATCCCCAGACGGGGGAAGGGCTGGTCATCGATCCGGCGGCGAACACCGCCGGCATTCTCGAGGAAGTCGGCAAGGCGGGCCTCCATATCAAGTATATCGTGAACACCCACGGCCACGTGGATCACATATCAGGCAACCAGGAGATGAAGAAGAAGACGGGCGCCCAAATTGTCATCCATGAGGCTGATGCGGACATGCTGACGTCCACGCCGGCCATGATGCTTGCCATGTTCCGGGCCCAGAAATCGCCTGCGGCGGATCTCACCGTCCGGGACGGCGATACGATCACCGTCGGCGGCGTGTCCCTGAAAGTCCTTCACACCCCCGGCCATACGCCCGGGGGGATGGCCCTCTACACGGAAGGCTACGTCTTCACGGGAGACACGCTCTTCGTCGAGGCGGTGGGCCGGACCGATCTTCCCGGCGGATCCTGGCAGGTCATGAGCCGATCCATCCGGGAGCGGCTGCTCACGCTCCCCGACGACACGGTGGTCCTGCCGGGCCACAACTATGGTCGCCGCCCCACCTCCACGATCGGCCACGAAAAGAAATTCAATCCCTTCCTGCGATAA
- a CDS encoding flippase-like domain-containing protein — translation MKKKLILGILLSAFLVWLSVRGIRFGDVAEGFRSIRYGFVVPALAGMLIMQILRSWRWGLILKPLESVRPWTVFEVSNVGFMAITALPARLGELVRPYLIARKSGIRMTAALGTILVERVMDGATVLFLAMIALQWTPFPPWLVRSGILFGTAMLGLIFLMIFLSFRRENSIQAAEFVIRRFPDRIAVRVRGMIHHFIDGFRIVRDVRLLVQVGAMSILIWIVDVAIIYAMFAAFSIPLSMTAALILMVVLLIGIAIPTAPGFIGNWHYACILGLGLFGIPKAEALPFAVVYHFLSVLFIVIMGLPFLPFMRFSLADLQQQMNGGGKP, via the coding sequence ATGAAGAAGAAACTGATCCTTGGAATCCTGTTGAGCGCGTTCCTGGTCTGGCTCTCCGTGCGGGGCATCCGTTTCGGGGACGTTGCGGAGGGATTCCGGTCGATCCGCTACGGTTTTGTCGTTCCGGCGCTCGCGGGCATGCTGATCATGCAGATCCTCCGATCCTGGCGCTGGGGACTGATCCTGAAACCACTGGAATCGGTCCGTCCATGGACCGTTTTTGAAGTTTCCAATGTCGGATTCATGGCCATCACGGCCCTGCCGGCCCGCCTGGGTGAACTGGTCCGGCCCTACCTCATCGCCCGGAAGAGCGGCATCCGGATGACCGCCGCCCTGGGCACAATCCTCGTGGAACGGGTCATGGACGGGGCGACCGTGCTTTTCCTGGCTATGATCGCCCTGCAGTGGACGCCCTTTCCCCCCTGGCTCGTCCGCTCCGGCATCCTGTTCGGAACGGCCATGCTGGGATTGATCTTCCTCATGATCTTCCTGTCATTCCGGAGGGAAAACTCGATTCAGGCGGCGGAGTTCGTCATTCGCCGTTTCCCGGACCGCATTGCCGTCCGTGTCCGGGGAATGATCCATCATTTCATCGACGGGTTCCGGATTGTCCGCGACGTGCGCCTTCTTGTCCAGGTGGGGGCGATGTCGATCCTGATCTGGATCGTGGACGTGGCGATCATCTACGCCATGTTCGCCGCCTTCTCCATTCCCCTGTCCATGACGGCTGCCCTGATCCTGATGGTCGTCCTCCTGATCGGAATCGCCATCCCCACAGCCCCCGGGTTCATCGGGAACTGGCACTACGCATGCATCCTGGGTCTTGGGTTGTTCGGCATTCCCAAGGCGGAAGCACTGCCCTTCGCCGTGGTCTATCACTTCCTTTCCGTACTGTTCATCGTAATCATGGGGCTTCCGTTCCTGCCCTTCATGCGGTTCTCCCTGGCAGACCTGCAGCAGCAGATGAACGGCGGGGGAAAGCCCTGA